A window of Streptomyces sp. SAI-127 contains these coding sequences:
- a CDS encoding helix-turn-helix transcriptional regulator, giving the protein MDTPPTAPTGEPPDGRSTAKEFGNLIRRLAIEAGYDLTPGKGGRMALARDTGMSESAVGRMISGSTLPMPSQFENLAKVLNTDVRNLLVAAGVISREAWPEGVIPDVRSATSQSPLSPEAYADAWGITNPVIRQTMVSNIELAIRLQRAQEDTEHTAATSGAP; this is encoded by the coding sequence ATGGACACACCACCCACGGCGCCTACGGGCGAGCCACCAGACGGCCGGAGCACGGCCAAGGAGTTCGGCAATCTCATCCGGCGGCTGGCCATCGAGGCCGGTTACGACTTGACCCCGGGCAAGGGCGGCAGGATGGCCCTCGCGCGCGACACGGGCATGAGCGAGTCCGCCGTCGGGCGCATGATCAGCGGCTCCACGCTGCCCATGCCGAGCCAGTTCGAGAACCTGGCCAAAGTTCTCAACACGGATGTGCGCAACCTTCTGGTGGCGGCGGGAGTCATCTCCCGCGAGGCATGGCCAGAAGGGGTCATTCCGGATGTACGCTCAGCAACCTCGCAGTCGCCGCTGTCCCCCGAGGCATACGCGGACGCATGGGGCATTACCAACCCCGTGATCCGCCAGACGATGGTCTCGAACATCGAGTTGGCGATCAGGCTGCAACGGGCGCAGGAAGACACGGAGCACACAGCGGCGACCTCGGGGGCGCCGTAG
- a CDS encoding helix-turn-helix transcriptional regulator, with protein sequence MPTLHGKTVESRAEQAGDKTHAQIARRLKLTQSTVSRLLAGKTAPSLRTLLAIKAAYGVPLDDLVLEGAQVPAKTGAAAAG encoded by the coding sequence ATGCCCACGCTGCACGGCAAGACGGTCGAGTCCCGGGCCGAGCAGGCAGGCGACAAGACGCACGCCCAGATCGCCCGGCGGCTGAAGCTCACGCAGTCCACCGTCTCCCGGCTCCTGGCCGGGAAGACCGCGCCGTCCCTGCGCACGCTGCTCGCCATCAAGGCGGCATACGGCGTTCCCCTGGACGACCTGGTGCTGGAGGGCGCCCAGGTGCCCGCCAAGACCGGAGCGGCGGCGGCCGGATGA